The proteins below are encoded in one region of Corynebacterium felinum:
- a CDS encoding protein adenylyltransferase SelO has translation MKRESEFATHLPFLCQHWSPAQFPELREEFFATDVASDLRLTPGQVADFLSQPGWAMAYSGHQFGQFLPMLGDGRALLAAEVTHTDGTLIDVHLKGSGRTPFSRGGDGKAPLAPMWREVIYSLALHHLQIPTTRALAVYSTGEKIQRQLPENGAVLVRTAASHIRVGTFQFAARQGEDNVRALCDYAIARHYPGLNYQEFFQAVVRAQMRTVAQWMRFGFVHGVMNTDNTTISGETIDFGPCAFTDTYNPQAVFSSIDTQGRYQFGNQPAIVGWNLARLAECLLPLIGMEFAQKEMNNFGANYHDVWMDELAQALGISHADPALSAEVSSDWIAFLHHSQLDITTSMRALSENKEVNAGAFALEFDAWRLRWESLNPNKELMRGINPVYIPRNHMVEHALEQYVRHQDRDLLDQLIKVVCNPYQRNPNWVEFEQPTPEEFGPHRTFCGT, from the coding sequence ATGAAGCGAGAGTCAGAGTTTGCAACGCACCTTCCATTTTTGTGTCAGCACTGGAGCCCAGCGCAGTTTCCTGAGCTGCGGGAAGAGTTTTTCGCAACAGATGTAGCATCCGACCTTCGGTTGACTCCTGGACAGGTTGCTGATTTTCTTTCCCAACCCGGCTGGGCGATGGCGTATTCGGGGCATCAGTTTGGCCAGTTTTTGCCAATGCTTGGCGACGGCCGCGCGCTGCTTGCCGCTGAGGTGACACACACAGACGGCACGCTCATCGACGTCCACCTCAAGGGGTCAGGCCGCACCCCCTTTTCCCGTGGCGGGGATGGGAAAGCCCCGCTGGCACCGATGTGGCGTGAAGTGATTTATTCTTTAGCATTGCACCATCTTCAGATACCGACCACCAGGGCACTTGCGGTGTATTCCACCGGTGAGAAAATTCAGCGGCAACTTCCTGAAAACGGTGCTGTCTTGGTGCGCACAGCTGCGAGTCACATCAGGGTAGGCACCTTCCAATTCGCTGCCCGCCAAGGCGAGGACAACGTCCGTGCCTTGTGCGACTACGCAATTGCACGCCACTACCCAGGGTTGAACTATCAGGAGTTTTTCCAGGCGGTGGTGCGCGCGCAGATGCGAACTGTGGCGCAGTGGATGCGCTTCGGGTTTGTCCACGGTGTGATGAACACGGATAACACCACGATTTCGGGGGAAACGATTGATTTCGGCCCCTGCGCTTTCACCGATACATATAATCCGCAGGCGGTGTTTTCTTCCATTGATACTCAAGGTCGCTATCAGTTTGGGAACCAGCCTGCGATTGTAGGCTGGAATCTAGCCCGTTTGGCCGAATGCCTCCTGCCCTTGATTGGTATGGAATTTGCACAAAAAGAAATGAATAATTTTGGTGCCAACTACCATGACGTGTGGATGGATGAGCTTGCACAGGCATTGGGGATCAGCCACGCCGATCCAGCACTATCTGCTGAAGTATCTTCTGATTGGATCGCATTTTTACACCACTCCCAGTTGGATATCACCACATCGATGCGTGCACTCAGCGAGAATAAGGAGGTCAACGCCGGTGCTTTCGCTTTAGAATTCGATGCCTGGCGCCTACGCTGGGAAAGCCTTAACCCCAATAAGGAACTTATGCGTGGAATCAACCCCGTGTATATTCCGCGCAATCACATGGTTGAACATGCTTTGGAGCAGTATGTTCGGCATCAGGACCGCGATCTGTTAGACCAGCTGATTAAAGTCGTATGCAATCCCTACCAGCGCAACCCGAACTGGGTGGAGTTTGAGCAACCTACTCCCGAAGAGTTCGGGCCGCATCGCACTTTCTGTGGGACTTAA
- the cobA gene encoding uroporphyrinogen-III C-methyltransferase translates to MTDSFDAPATPVALVGGGPGAWDLITLRGLNRLKDADVILADHLGPTPELDRLCDLHTKEVIDVSKLPYGKQVAQEKINELLLAHAQAGKKVVRLKGGDPYVFGRGFEELQYLAEHGIPAEVIPGVTSAISVPALAGIPVTQRGVVHNFTIISGHLPPDHPHSLNNWPALARTGGTLAVIMGVKNARAITLALIDAGLAAHTPAAVIQEGSTETQRTFPATLETLADVMDANSIQPPAVYIIGEVAAFCTS, encoded by the coding sequence ATGACTGACAGCTTTGACGCACCGGCAACCCCCGTCGCCCTCGTTGGCGGTGGCCCCGGCGCCTGGGACCTCATCACACTGCGCGGCCTCAACCGGCTCAAAGACGCCGACGTGATCCTTGCCGACCACCTTGGCCCCACACCCGAACTCGATCGACTCTGCGACCTGCACACTAAAGAAGTCATCGACGTGTCAAAGCTGCCCTACGGCAAACAAGTTGCTCAAGAAAAGATCAACGAACTGCTGCTCGCTCATGCCCAAGCGGGTAAAAAGGTTGTGCGGCTCAAAGGCGGCGACCCCTATGTTTTCGGCCGCGGCTTCGAGGAGCTTCAATACCTCGCCGAACACGGTATCCCCGCCGAGGTTATTCCGGGTGTGACCAGCGCAATTTCGGTTCCCGCGCTTGCTGGGATTCCGGTTACGCAGCGTGGTGTCGTCCACAACTTCACCATTATTTCCGGGCATCTTCCCCCTGATCATCCCCACAGCTTGAATAATTGGCCAGCACTTGCCCGCACTGGTGGAACACTGGCAGTGATCATGGGTGTGAAAAATGCGCGTGCGATCACTCTCGCGCTTATCGACGCCGGACTTGCTGCACACACACCTGCCGCCGTGATCCAGGAAGGCAGCACCGAGACTCAGCGCACGTTCCCAGCGACGCTGGAAACGCTTGCTGATGTGATGGACGCCAACAGCATTCAACCCCCTGCTGTGTATATCATCGGGGAAGTTGCTGCGTTTTGCACCAGCTAA